The following coding sequences lie in one Aquabacterium olei genomic window:
- the purU gene encoding formyltetrahydrofolate deformylase has product MKTPHEFVLTLSCKDTKGIVHAVSGLLYQAGCNIIDSQQFGDVQSEDSTGLFFMRVHFAAPDHLSDTATLDRFFANVRQQFGMSARIHALGRRPRLLVMVSKHGHCLNDLLFRWRSGWLNIDIPAIVSNHPDYAELAASYGIPFHHLPLPTGASAEVKRAQERQVEALVEQEGIDLVVLARYMQILSPEFCHFLQGRAINIHHSFLPSFKGAKPYYQAHDRGVKLIGATAHYVTADLDEGPIIEQDVERVDHTLSPEDFTAVGRDVECVVLARAVKWHTEHRVLMNGHKTVVFK; this is encoded by the coding sequence ATGAAGACGCCGCACGAATTCGTTCTCACCCTGTCCTGCAAGGACACCAAGGGCATCGTCCACGCCGTGTCCGGGCTGCTGTACCAGGCCGGTTGCAACATCATCGACTCGCAGCAGTTCGGCGACGTGCAGAGTGAGGACAGCACCGGGCTGTTCTTCATGCGCGTGCACTTTGCTGCACCGGACCACCTGTCCGACACCGCCACGCTCGACCGTTTCTTCGCCAATGTGCGTCAGCAGTTCGGCATGTCGGCCCGCATCCACGCGCTGGGGCGCCGGCCGCGGCTGCTGGTCATGGTCAGCAAGCACGGTCATTGCCTCAACGACCTGCTGTTCCGCTGGCGCTCGGGCTGGCTCAACATCGACATCCCGGCCATCGTCTCCAACCACCCGGACTACGCAGAGCTGGCTGCCAGCTACGGCATTCCCTTCCACCACCTGCCGCTGCCCACGGGTGCGTCCGCCGAGGTCAAGCGCGCCCAGGAGCGACAGGTGGAGGCGCTGGTCGAGCAGGAGGGCATCGACCTGGTGGTGCTCGCGCGCTACATGCAAATCCTCAGCCCCGAGTTCTGCCACTTCCTGCAGGGCCGTGCCATCAACATCCACCACAGCTTCCTGCCGAGCTTCAAGGGCGCCAAGCCCTACTACCAGGCACACGACCGTGGTGTGAAGCTGATCGGCGCGACGGCCCATTACGTGACGGCCGATCTGGACGAGGGCCCCATCATCGAGCAGGATGTGGAACGGGTGGACCACACCCTGAGCCCCGAGGATTTCACCGCCGTCGGCCGCGACGTCGAGTGTGTGGTGCTGGCGCGTGCCGTGAAGTGGCACACCGAGCACCGCGTGCTGATGAACGGCCACAAGACCGTCGTCTTCAAGTGA
- a CDS encoding c-type cytochrome gives MSQNQENGHEGPIQSPQQLIVAVAAAFIVPVAIIALLVNYVAAGNKGAAGSNALTAQATSERIMPVGTVEIKLASANAGPRSGEEVYKAQCASCHGAGALGAPKFADAGAWGGRVGKGYDTLLGHALKGFNAMPAQGGGDFSDYEVGRALVYMVNGSGGKMAEPAAPAGAAASAP, from the coding sequence ATGAGCCAGAACCAAGAAAACGGCCACGAAGGCCCGATCCAGTCGCCCCAGCAACTCATCGTCGCCGTGGCAGCGGCCTTCATCGTGCCGGTGGCGATCATCGCCCTGCTGGTGAACTATGTGGCGGCCGGCAACAAGGGAGCCGCAGGCAGCAACGCGCTGACCGCCCAGGCCACCTCCGAGCGCATCATGCCGGTGGGCACCGTCGAGATCAAACTGGCTTCGGCCAACGCCGGCCCGCGTTCCGGTGAAGAGGTTTACAAGGCGCAGTGCGCCAGCTGTCACGGTGCCGGCGCCCTGGGCGCACCCAAGTTCGCCGATGCCGGCGCCTGGGGCGGCCGCGTCGGCAAGGGTTACGACACCCTGCTGGGCCACGCGCTCAAGGGCTTCAACGCCATGCCGGCCCAAGGCGGCGGCGATTTCAGCGACTACGAAGTGGGTCGCGCCCTGGTCTACATGGTCAACGGCAGCGGCGGCAAGATGGCCGAACCCGCCGCCCCGGCTGGCGCCGCCGCATCGGCACCCTGA
- the mdoH gene encoding glucans biosynthesis glucosyltransferase MdoH produces the protein MDHAASDAMNDAPTQRGTAPPLQRSSMPVHPWRGVWPQLRQWLDARTGGVMTWRAGGADGAMRWPVVGSWRAPFASTDIPWQAALPWQQAASERRRKLAESVALGTALATMLILPAQPFEAAPLASTVYVLMFALLFAWVMAGFATAVMGLHAFRHGDRHALRVASLPARAVDPHARTALVMPIRHEAIGAVFGGLQAIVESLAAQPEASLFDVYVLSDSSDPDVRVAELSAFAALRSAVARTDAGLAARLHYRWRQHRTRRKAGNVADFCRRWGRRHRYMVVLDADSVMSGEALVTLVRLMEAHPDAGIIQTAPQPCGQDTLHARAHQFASRVTGRLFTLGMQHWQLGDAHYWGHNAILRVAPFMQHCALAPLPGRGGLSGDILSHDFVEAALMRRAGFHVWMVSDLRGSYEQVPPDLVEELRRDRRWCQGNLQNLRLVAEPGLHPAHRAMLLTGAMAYLSAPLWLGFVLLGLWLNLGVPLPDIEPGAALCARLLWITMVVMLVLPRMMGAWAVARSEEARRLGGAWGLARGVALEMLLSALYAPIRMVAHTGFVLAALTGWSIEWRSPPRDAQAVPHRLAWRAFWPGALAAGGVVFALAFGAPASLPIVLPLTVPLILAAPLAVWTSRPDVGERWRRRGWLLTPEERWTPAVLKRAWALARTPWPQPRWLDLLRQPVLLAQLMSQSVRTRTAGARRAARQQWVATAQAHGPQALDDAQRLHLLNEPHHLLPLLIVGAADAQDATDAGRSPMAAMASSSA, from the coding sequence ATGGACCACGCAGCTTCCGACGCCATGAACGACGCCCCCACCCAGCGCGGCACCGCGCCGCCCTTGCAGCGCAGCAGCATGCCCGTTCACCCCTGGCGCGGGGTGTGGCCCCAGTTGCGGCAATGGCTGGACGCCCGCACCGGCGGGGTGATGACCTGGCGTGCGGGCGGGGCCGATGGCGCCATGCGCTGGCCGGTCGTCGGCTCGTGGCGCGCCCCGTTCGCCTCCACCGACATCCCGTGGCAGGCGGCGCTGCCGTGGCAGCAGGCCGCCAGCGAACGCCGCAGGAAGCTGGCGGAGTCGGTTGCGCTCGGCACGGCCCTGGCCACCATGCTGATCCTGCCGGCCCAGCCTTTCGAGGCCGCACCGCTGGCCAGCACGGTGTACGTGCTGATGTTCGCCTTGCTGTTTGCGTGGGTGATGGCCGGCTTTGCCACCGCCGTGATGGGCCTGCATGCCTTCCGGCATGGCGATCGGCATGCCTTGCGGGTGGCCAGTCTGCCGGCCCGTGCGGTCGACCCCCATGCCCGCACGGCCCTGGTCATGCCCATCCGCCACGAGGCGATCGGCGCCGTGTTCGGCGGGCTGCAAGCCATCGTGGAGTCGCTGGCGGCCCAGCCGGAGGCGTCGCTGTTCGACGTGTACGTGCTGTCCGACAGCAGTGACCCCGACGTGCGGGTGGCCGAACTGTCGGCGTTTGCTGCATTGCGCAGCGCCGTCGCGCGCACCGATGCCGGGCTGGCGGCGCGGCTGCACTATCGCTGGCGTCAGCACCGCACGCGCCGCAAGGCGGGCAACGTGGCGGACTTCTGCCGCCGCTGGGGCCGGCGCCACCGCTACATGGTGGTGCTGGATGCCGACAGCGTGATGAGCGGCGAGGCGCTGGTCACGCTGGTGCGGCTGATGGAAGCCCACCCCGACGCCGGCATCATCCAGACGGCGCCCCAGCCCTGCGGGCAGGACACACTGCATGCGCGCGCACATCAGTTCGCATCCCGCGTGACAGGGCGGCTCTTCACGCTCGGCATGCAGCACTGGCAGCTGGGCGACGCGCATTACTGGGGCCACAACGCCATCCTCCGCGTCGCGCCCTTCATGCAGCACTGTGCGCTCGCCCCGCTGCCGGGGCGCGGCGGGCTCTCCGGCGACATCCTGTCGCATGACTTCGTCGAGGCCGCCCTCATGCGCCGGGCCGGCTTCCATGTGTGGATGGTGTCCGACCTGCGCGGCAGCTACGAGCAGGTGCCGCCCGATCTGGTCGAGGAGCTCCGCCGGGATCGCCGCTGGTGTCAGGGCAACCTGCAGAACCTGCGGCTGGTGGCCGAGCCCGGCCTGCATCCTGCGCACCGCGCGATGCTGCTGACCGGGGCCATGGCCTATCTGTCGGCCCCGCTGTGGCTGGGCTTCGTGCTGCTCGGGCTGTGGCTGAACCTGGGCGTTCCGCTGCCCGACATCGAGCCCGGCGCCGCACTGTGCGCCCGCCTGTTGTGGATCACGATGGTGGTGATGCTGGTGTTGCCGCGCATGATGGGGGCCTGGGCCGTGGCGCGCTCCGAAGAGGCGCGGCGGCTGGGCGGGGCCTGGGGCCTGGCGCGGGGTGTGGCACTGGAGATGCTGCTGTCGGCGCTCTATGCCCCGATCCGCATGGTGGCGCACACCGGCTTTGTGCTGGCCGCACTCACTGGCTGGTCCATCGAATGGCGCTCGCCGCCGCGCGATGCACAGGCCGTGCCGCACCGGCTGGCGTGGCGCGCGTTCTGGCCCGGTGCGCTGGCGGCCGGTGGCGTGGTGTTCGCGCTGGCGTTCGGGGCGCCGGCTTCGCTGCCCATCGTGCTGCCGCTGACCGTGCCGCTCATTCTGGCGGCGCCGCTGGCGGTGTGGACAAGCCGGCCGGACGTGGGCGAGCGCTGGCGCCGACGGGGCTGGCTGCTGACGCCCGAAGAGCGCTGGACCCCCGCGGTGCTGAAGCGCGCGTGGGCACTGGCGCGCACACCGTGGCCGCAACCACGCTGGCTGGATCTGTTGCGCCAGCCCGTGCTGCTGGCTCAGCTGATGAGCCAGTCTGTGCGCACCCGCACCGCAGGTGCACGCCGTGCGGCACGCCAGCAATGGGTGGCGACCGCACAGGCACACGGCCCGCAGGCGCTGGACGACGCACAGCGCTTGCACCTGCTCAACGAGCCGCACCACCTGCTGCCGCTGCTGATCGTCGGGGCAGCGGACGCTCAGGATGCCACTGACGCCGGGCGCAGCCCCATGGCAGCCATGGCGTCATCGAGCGCCTGA
- a CDS encoding glucan biosynthesis protein G encodes MLLSFAALAPNAHAQSTPPVFGFDDVSALARALAGKPHEPASPAKALPATLQALNYDQTRDIRFRPAQARWRNEALPFELMFFHLGGYHQAPVTVEEIGPRQVVPVPYRSQLFDFGRNRLQPQAWGDIGFAGWRAHYAVNRPDYKDEVIAFLGASYFRAVGKGQQYGLSARGLAVDTVGGRGEEFPRFTRFWVQRPGPRDTALTAYALLDSPRVTGAYRFDIRPGVTTTVDVRMRLFLRQPVATLGIAPLTSMFVSGENQPHPEDYRPEVHDSDGLQVALATPDGQPGEWLWRPLRRPNSVQVNAFQATRLHGFGLMQRDRQFASYEDPEARYERRPSVWVEPLGQWGPGRVELVQLPAPDETHDNIVAYWVPQAMPAVGQPVDFAYRLHWEAEKTHLPPAGWARQTRLGRGWAPLPEGETQYVVDFTGAALDGLPASARVEAVASVGAGGELLEQHAFRNEPGGAWRMTLRVRRTHPTQPVELRAFLRRGGDALTETWTTQLPTP; translated from the coding sequence ATGTTGTTGTCGTTCGCCGCGCTGGCCCCGAACGCCCATGCGCAGTCGACCCCTCCCGTGTTCGGGTTCGACGACGTGTCCGCCCTGGCTCGCGCGCTGGCCGGCAAGCCTCATGAGCCCGCGTCACCCGCCAAGGCCTTGCCTGCAACGTTGCAGGCCCTCAACTACGACCAGACCCGCGACATCCGTTTCCGGCCTGCCCAGGCACGCTGGCGCAACGAGGCCCTGCCGTTCGAGCTGATGTTCTTCCACCTGGGCGGCTACCACCAGGCGCCGGTCACGGTGGAAGAAATCGGGCCGCGTCAGGTCGTGCCGGTGCCTTACCGATCACAGCTTTTCGACTTCGGGCGCAACCGCCTGCAGCCGCAGGCCTGGGGCGACATCGGCTTTGCCGGCTGGCGCGCGCACTACGCCGTCAATCGCCCGGATTACAAGGACGAGGTGATCGCCTTCCTGGGCGCAAGCTACTTCCGTGCGGTGGGCAAGGGCCAGCAGTACGGCCTGTCGGCGCGCGGGCTGGCGGTGGACACCGTCGGCGGACGGGGGGAGGAGTTCCCACGCTTCACGCGCTTCTGGGTGCAGCGCCCTGGCCCGCGCGACACCGCGCTGACGGCGTACGCCCTGCTCGATTCCCCGCGCGTGACCGGGGCCTACCGCTTCGACATCCGCCCCGGGGTGACGACGACGGTGGACGTGCGCATGCGTCTGTTCCTGCGGCAACCGGTGGCCACGCTCGGCATTGCGCCGCTCACCAGCATGTTCGTGTCGGGCGAGAACCAGCCGCACCCGGAGGACTACCGGCCCGAAGTGCACGATTCCGACGGCCTGCAGGTGGCGCTGGCCACGCCGGACGGTCAACCGGGCGAGTGGCTGTGGCGGCCCCTGCGCCGTCCGAACAGCGTGCAGGTCAACGCCTTTCAGGCCACGCGGCTGCATGGCTTCGGGCTGATGCAGCGGGATCGCCAGTTTGCGAGCTACGAAGACCCCGAGGCCCGCTACGAGCGCCGGCCCAGCGTGTGGGTCGAGCCGCTGGGTCAATGGGGCCCCGGGCGCGTGGAGCTGGTCCAGCTGCCTGCGCCGGACGAAACCCACGACAACATCGTCGCTTACTGGGTGCCGCAAGCGATGCCGGCGGTGGGCCAGCCGGTGGACTTTGCCTATCGCCTGCACTGGGAAGCGGAAAAGACCCACCTGCCGCCGGCCGGTTGGGCGCGGCAGACCCGCCTGGGCCGCGGCTGGGCGCCCCTGCCTGAGGGCGAGACCCAGTACGTGGTGGACTTCACGGGCGCCGCGCTCGATGGCCTCCCGGCTTCGGCACGTGTGGAGGCCGTGGCCAGCGTGGGGGCGGGCGGCGAGCTGCTCGAGCAACACGCGTTCCGCAATGAACCTGGCGGCGCCTGGCGCATGACGCTGCGCGTTCGCCGCACCCATCCCACGCAGCCGGTCGAGCTGCGCGCTTTTCTGAGACGGGGCGGCGACGCCCTGACCGAGACATGGACCACGCAGCTTCCGACGCCATGA
- a CDS encoding DUF2946 family protein has product MDDIVKAALKKWPNVPDCYDWLALDARGDWYMRDDRIQAAGPFPQVKGSRITHDKLKEFIHRNYEHDADGAWFFQNGPQRVYVTLEAAPWVLGVQRVEDGRFVVTAHTGAEVGAVQAVLTDEHGHLYLATDLGLGIVRSPDMGVAADALEAGRWPEVEEVRFEALPARYGYRLHPQATTRVS; this is encoded by the coding sequence ATGGACGACATCGTCAAGGCCGCGTTGAAGAAGTGGCCCAATGTGCCCGATTGCTATGACTGGCTGGCCCTGGATGCGCGCGGCGACTGGTACATGCGCGACGACCGCATCCAGGCGGCAGGCCCCTTCCCGCAGGTCAAGGGCAGCCGCATCACGCACGACAAGCTCAAGGAGTTCATCCACCGCAACTACGAGCACGACGCGGACGGGGCGTGGTTCTTTCAGAATGGCCCGCAACGCGTGTACGTGACGCTGGAAGCCGCGCCATGGGTGCTGGGCGTGCAGCGGGTGGAGGATGGCCGCTTCGTGGTGACCGCACACACCGGCGCCGAGGTGGGCGCCGTGCAGGCCGTGCTCACCGACGAGCACGGGCATCTGTACCTGGCGACCGATCTGGGCCTGGGCATCGTGCGCTCACCCGACATGGGCGTGGCGGCCGACGCCCTGGAGGCGGGCCGCTGGCCTGAAGTGGAAGAAGTGCGCTTCGAGGCCCTGCCTGCCCGTTACGGTTACCGGCTGCACCCACAGGCCACCACGCGCGTTTCTTGA
- a CDS encoding sigma-70 family RNA polymerase sigma factor, giving the protein MPSSDPSARQQRLATLLSRVALGDRVAFDTLYRETSAHLLGAILRIQTDRAQAEDVLQEVYVNVWRAAQSFNPALSQPTTWLGSIARNRAIDSLRRRQTEPQTVSRYQPGPDEEDTDMLNHLPSDEPGPLDLLAQASEARALKDCLQTLSGDQQHALALAYYEGLTHAEVAEQLAQPLGTVKSWVRRGLQGLKNCLERASLALS; this is encoded by the coding sequence ATGCCGTCTTCCGACCCGTCCGCCCGCCAGCAGAGGCTGGCCACCCTGCTGTCGCGCGTCGCGCTCGGGGACCGCGTGGCTTTCGACACGCTTTACCGCGAGACCAGCGCGCATCTGCTCGGCGCCATCCTGCGTATCCAGACTGACCGGGCCCAGGCGGAAGACGTGCTCCAGGAGGTGTATGTCAACGTGTGGCGCGCGGCGCAGAGCTTCAACCCGGCGCTGAGCCAGCCCACCACGTGGCTGGGCAGCATCGCGCGCAACCGCGCGATCGACAGCCTGCGCCGACGCCAGACCGAGCCGCAGACCGTGAGCCGCTACCAGCCCGGGCCGGACGAGGAAGACACCGACATGCTGAACCATCTGCCTTCGGACGAACCCGGGCCGCTCGACCTGCTGGCGCAGGCCAGCGAGGCCCGCGCGCTGAAGGACTGCCTGCAGACCCTGAGCGGCGACCAGCAACATGCGCTGGCCCTGGCCTATTACGAGGGGTTGACCCATGCCGAGGTGGCCGAGCAGCTGGCGCAGCCACTGGGCACCGTGAAGAGCTGGGTGCGCCGAGGCCTGCAGGGCCTGAAGAACTGCCTGGAGCGGGCCTCGCTGGCCCTGAGTTGA
- a CDS encoding anti-sigma factor, with protein sequence MDYSREQRAERLAAEYVLGTLQGGARRRFEVLLPAHPRLRQARLDWERRLIQLDEAMPPVTPSPRVWAGIEQRLFGDEARVGTPARALVRWWQRLVLWQGAAGVATAAALTLAVLLSLPQPAQPPIVVVMAAQPAAAAPGVQPASFVASVSGDGRSLVLKPLSEGQQVALNKALELWAVPAQGTPRSLGLVSSRQATTVLRAHLLKDTAAFAVSVEPPGGSPTGAPTGPIVSVGHLQL encoded by the coding sequence ATGGACTACAGCCGAGAACAACGGGCCGAGCGGCTGGCCGCCGAGTATGTGCTGGGCACGCTGCAGGGTGGCGCACGCCGCCGCTTCGAAGTCCTGCTTCCGGCGCACCCGCGCCTGCGCCAGGCCCGTCTGGACTGGGAGCGCCGCCTGATCCAGCTCGACGAGGCCATGCCGCCCGTCACGCCTTCGCCGCGGGTGTGGGCCGGCATCGAACAGCGGCTGTTCGGTGACGAGGCCAGGGTCGGCACGCCGGCCCGCGCGCTGGTGCGCTGGTGGCAGCGCCTGGTGCTGTGGCAAGGTGCTGCGGGCGTGGCCACGGCCGCCGCGCTGACCCTGGCCGTGCTGCTCAGCCTGCCTCAACCGGCGCAGCCGCCCATCGTCGTGGTGATGGCCGCCCAGCCGGCGGCCGCCGCGCCAGGCGTGCAGCCGGCCTCCTTCGTGGCCAGCGTGAGCGGCGACGGCCGCAGCCTGGTACTCAAGCCGCTGAGCGAGGGTCAGCAGGTGGCGCTGAACAAGGCGCTCGAGTTGTGGGCGGTTCCGGCACAAGGCACCCCGCGCTCACTGGGCCTGGTCTCATCGCGACAGGCCACCACGGTGCTGCGCGCGCACCTGCTGAAGGACACGGCGGCCTTTGCCGTGAGCGTGGAGCCACCGGGTGGCTCGCCGACGGGGGCGCCCACCGGGCCCATCGTGTCGGTGGGCCATTTGCAGCTCTAA
- a CDS encoding zinc-finger domain-containing protein, whose protein sequence is MSANPQTPNAVVEVTAADVQGPGVVFCPNPKMALWSNHPRVFIDVAKTGEGRCPYCGTVYKVKDGEHIGHGH, encoded by the coding sequence ATGAGCGCGAACCCGCAAACCCCGAACGCCGTTGTCGAAGTGACGGCGGCCGACGTGCAAGGCCCGGGCGTGGTCTTCTGCCCGAACCCGAAGATGGCGCTGTGGAGCAACCATCCCCGCGTCTTCATCGACGTGGCCAAGACCGGCGAAGGCCGCTGCCCCTATTGCGGCACGGTCTACAAGGTCAAGGACGGCGAGCACATCGGCCACGGCCACTGA
- a CDS encoding YybH family protein → MNDPRAQKATQAALMATADDTEATFYEALQQGDLERLMTVWADDDEIACVHPGGPRVVGPVAVRAAFEAVLVQGPIDITVHHVRRLEQAHMAVHHVTEVVRAETPEGLQTAYVMATNVYVRTELGWRMVAHHASPGLPQALPDIVEPRGVLH, encoded by the coding sequence ATGAACGACCCCCGCGCGCAGAAGGCCACCCAGGCCGCCCTGATGGCCACGGCCGACGACACCGAGGCGACTTTTTACGAGGCGCTGCAGCAGGGCGACCTCGAACGCCTGATGACGGTCTGGGCGGACGACGACGAGATTGCCTGCGTGCACCCGGGCGGCCCGCGCGTCGTGGGGCCCGTGGCCGTGCGTGCGGCCTTCGAGGCCGTGCTGGTGCAGGGGCCGATCGACATCACGGTGCACCACGTGCGCCGGCTCGAGCAGGCGCACATGGCCGTGCACCATGTGACCGAGGTCGTGCGCGCCGAAACCCCCGAAGGGCTGCAGACGGCCTATGTCATGGCCACCAACGTGTATGTGCGCACCGAACTGGGCTGGCGCATGGTGGCCCACCACGCCAGCCCGGGCCTGCCCCAGGCGCTGCCCGACATCGTCGAGCCGCGCGGCGTGCTGCACTGA
- a CDS encoding YheT family hydrolase: protein MLQYRAPRWLAGHGPVAGNVQTIWPALYSATHHEGSRLPVRYHRERWDAPDGDFVDVDFHPAQPRAGQTERPLLVLFHGLEGSSQSHYARAFAHWAHAQGWDYAVPHFRGCSGEVNRRPRAYHSGDHDEVNWILRRLCAGHAGPVLAVGVSLGGNVLLRWAQEHGPDAARLVRAVVAISSPVDLAACGHAIGRGFNRLVYTRMFLNTMRPKAMERLKLFPGLFDAEAMRQARDIYDFDHIFTAPLHGFASTEDYWARCSAKPGLRAMRDVPALVLNARNDPFVPASCLPTQGEVGPAVTLWQPHEGGHVGFPSGRFPGHVADLPQAVGRWLLAHL, encoded by the coding sequence ATGCTGCAGTACCGCGCCCCCCGCTGGCTGGCCGGCCACGGCCCGGTGGCCGGCAACGTGCAGACCATCTGGCCGGCCCTCTACAGCGCCACCCACCACGAAGGCAGCCGGCTGCCCGTGCGCTACCACCGGGAACGCTGGGATGCGCCGGATGGCGACTTCGTCGATGTCGACTTTCACCCGGCCCAGCCGCGTGCGGGCCAGACCGAGCGGCCGCTGCTGGTGCTGTTCCACGGTCTGGAGGGCTCGTCGCAAAGCCACTATGCGCGCGCCTTTGCCCACTGGGCCCATGCGCAGGGCTGGGATTACGCCGTGCCGCACTTTCGTGGCTGCTCCGGCGAGGTCAACCGGCGGCCGCGGGCGTACCACTCGGGTGACCACGACGAGGTGAACTGGATCTTGCGGCGCCTGTGCGCCGGCCATGCCGGGCCGGTGCTGGCTGTGGGCGTGTCGCTGGGCGGCAATGTGCTGCTGCGCTGGGCCCAGGAGCATGGCCCCGATGCAGCGCGGCTGGTGCGTGCGGTCGTGGCCATCTCGTCCCCGGTGGACCTGGCGGCCTGCGGGCATGCCATCGGCCGCGGCTTCAACCGGCTCGTCTACACGCGGATGTTCCTCAACACCATGCGTCCCAAGGCCATGGAGCGGCTCAAGCTCTTTCCGGGCCTGTTCGATGCCGAGGCCATGCGTCAGGCGCGCGACATCTACGATTTCGACCACATCTTCACGGCACCGCTGCACGGTTTTGCCAGCACGGAAGACTACTGGGCGCGCTGCTCGGCCAAGCCTGGCCTGCGCGCCATGCGCGATGTGCCCGCGTTGGTGCTCAACGCCCGCAATGATCCGTTCGTGCCGGCATCCTGCTTGCCCACCCAGGGAGAGGTCGGCCCCGCCGTGACGCTGTGGCAGCCGCATGAAGGCGGCCACGTCGGCTTTCCGTCGGGGCGCTTTCCTGGCCACGTGGCCGACCTGCCGCAGGCCGTCGGCCGCTGGCTCCTGGCCCACCTCTGA